GGGGTTCATGGTGTGGTGTCTCCTCGGAGGGTTCGTGGGCGCGTGGCGTGGCCGGCCGCAGCGGTCGTGTCGGAAAGCACGACGGGCAGGGATCGTACACGCGGCGCAGGGCCTGAGCGGCAGGCCCTTGGCGCCACCCGCAGGGGTGTCAGTCGAGCGGCTGACTCTGTGGCGTGGGCTTGAAATCGGCGCGGGCATAGCCCCGCTCGACCGCGCGCTGCAGCGCCGCGTCCAGATCGGCCGGCGCCATCTGCGGCGTGCGCGACAGCACCCAGCCGAAGCGCCGTTTCGGCTCGCCCACCAGCACCCAGCGGTAGTCGGGGTCGAGCGCCAGCACCCAGTAGTTGCCGTAGAACGGCCGGAAGAAGCTCACCCGCAGCTTGGCGTTGCCGCTGTCGGCCACCACCTTGGCGATGCCGGTCGCGCGGGTGACGCTGCCGTCGGCCTGGCGACAGCGGTTGATGACCTCGATGTCATCGCCGATCGCGCGGTAATGCGCCTTCGTGTCGGCCACGCACATCGCCTGAAAGCGGTTCGGCAGCGCGCTGATCTCGTACCAGCCGCCGGCGTAGCGGGCGAGGTCGACGGTGGCGACGGTCGGAAGTGGCGCCGTCGGCGTGGTGCTGCAGCCGGCGAGCACCGCCAGGGCGGTCAGAGCGGACAGCGCGCAGAGGGTGAGACGGTGGTGTCGAGGCATGGGCCCAGTATGGTGGATCGGCGCGGTATCGCCGCGCGCCACGAGAAGTGCCCCCGGGGCGGTAGGCGATGGCTACACTTTCTTGGCGGCCGCAACGACGCGCTGGCAGGCGGGATCACACGAACGGGGAGGCGGCATGTCCCATCGCTACACCACCGGCGAATTCGAGGTCCGGCCCGACGAACGCCGCGTGCTCCTGCGCGGCGAGCCGGTTCCGCTGGGCGCCCGGGCCTTCGACGTGCTGATGTGCCTGATCGCGCAGCGCGAGCGTGTCGTCACCAAGAACGAGCTGCTCGAACAGGTCTGGCCCGGCATGGTGGTGGAGGAGAACAACCTCACCGTGCACGTCTCGGCGCTGCGCAAGGTGTTCGGCGCGCAGGCGGTGGCGACGATCCCCGGCCGCGGTTATCGCTTCGTGATGGCGCTCGACGAAACGACCGGCGCGCCGGCCGTTGCACCGGTGCCCGCACCCGCGCCCGCATCCGTCGTGGGGGCCGATGGCCCGACCGGGCTGACACTGCCCGACCGTCCCTCGATCGCCGTGCTGCCGCTCGACAACCTGAGCGGCGACGCACAGCAGGATCTGCTGATCGAGGGCCTCAGCGAGGACGTCATCACCGAGCTGTCGCGTTTTCGCTCGCTGTTCGTGATCGCGCGCAACAGCAGCTTCAGCTTTCGCGGCCTGGCCCACGGCGAGCGCGACGTGCGCGCCATCGCCCGCGAGTTGGGCGTGCGTTACGTGCTCGAAGGCAGCTTGCGCCGCGCCGGTGATCGGGTGCGCGTGGCGGTGCAACTGGTCGATGCGGTGAGTGCCACCCAGCTCTGGGCCGAGAAGTACGACCGCGCGGTCGATGATCTGTTCGCGCTGCAGGAGGAGCTCACCCGCGCCATCGTCGGCGCGATCGCGCCGCAGATCGAAGCCGGCGAGTTCCAGAAGATCCGCAGTGCGCGCGGGCGCGATCTCAACGCTTACACGCTCGCCATGCGCGCCCGCGACACCGCGCGCCGCGCCGACCGCGAGGGCGACGCCACCACGCGCGACGAGGCGCTGCGGCTGGCGCACGAAGCGGTGGAGATCGACCCCGGCTGCGGCGTTGCGCTGGCCACCATTGCCTTCGTCCAGTGGCAGCAGATCTGGGCCGGCAGCGCCGCCTCGCCCGTCGATGCGGCCGTGGCCGGCCTGGCCGCAGCGCGCCGGGCGATCGCGCTCGACGGCTCGGATCACCACGCCCATCTGTGGAAAGCGATGCTGCAGCTGTTCACGCACCAGCACGCCGCCGGCCTGGCCGACCTGCAGCGTGCTCACGAACTCAACCCCAACGACGCGTTGACGCTGAGCCTGCTCGGCCAGTACCTGGCTGCCGAGGCGGACAGCGCGGCCGACGCGGCAACCGGCGTGCGCCATGTGCTCGACGCCCTGCGCCTGAGCCCGCGCGATCCGCTGCGCTGGTCGTTCCTGAACTCGCTCGCGTGGGCCTCGTTTGCCGCGTTCGACCATGCCGGCGCGGTCGACGCCGCCAGCCGCGCCCTCGGGGAGGCGCCGCAGTTCCCGCCAGCGCGGCTGTGCCGGGTGATCGGCCAGGTCGGCCTGGGTGCGATCGACGCGGCGCGGGCCGATTTCGAGACCTTGCGTGCGCTGGCGCCGCAGATGGTCGCCACCCGGCTGGCCGGCGACTGGTCCTACGCCAACCCGGCGCTGGTGCAGCGCGCCACCGCCTTCCTGCGGGTGGCGGCAGGCCTCGACGAGCCGGGCCGGCTCGACACCTGACCCGGGTGTTCATCGGTGCGATTCAGAACCTTTCAGAACGCTTGCGTGCGGCGACCGTGACCTGAACCGGCCCTCGACGGACAGTGCAGCCATCGACACCCCGTCGCTGACCCCCGAAAGGACCGCTGCCATGACCACCGCACCATCCCTTGCCGCCGCCCTCGCGATCGCCGCCGCTGGCATCTTCCCGGCCCAGGCCGCACCGGCCGACGAGCAGTTGCAGGACGTGCTGCAGCAGTACCGCAGCGCCGAAACCCGCGGCCAGTGGGTCAACGCCCTGATGCCCGAAGCGACCGGGCTGGCCAGCGCCGCAACCAGCGGCGACCAGCACCTGGACCGGATCGTCGCCACCTACACCCGCGAGCAGCTCGACCGCGGCGGCTGGGCCAACGCCTGGGTGCGCGAGGACCACTACGCCGCCGGCGAGCCGCTGCTGGCGGTGCGCGTCGGTGAAGGCGTCACCACGCGCGTGGCCTCGGCGCCGTTGCCGGTGCAGCAGTTCGCGCTCGGGCTGCGCCGCTGAATCAGGCCGGCTGCCAGCCCACCACCCGTGACGCCACCACCGGCCGCGCGAAGCCCTTCAGCACGACTTCGCCGGCCGCCTCGACGACGAAACCTGCGCCCAGCGCGGCGATCACCCGCGGCTCGGCCAGGATGTCGCCGCCGCGGGCCTCGGTGCACAGGCGCGCCGCCAGGTTGGTGACCTTGCCGATCGCGCCGTAGTCGATCCGGCCGTCGAAGCCGATGCCGCCGATGGTGGCGTAGCCCATCGCCACGCCGATGCCCAGCTGCAGCGCATGGCCGCGGCGCTGCCAGCCGGCGGCCAGCGCCGCCATCGCCGCCTGCATCTGCAGCGCCATGCGCAGCGCGTGGTCGGCGGCATCGGGCAGCGGCTGCGGGTCGTTGAAGAACACCATGATGCCGTCGCCGGTGAAGCGCTCGAGCGTGCCCTCGTGCGCCAGGATCAGCGCGCCCATCGCGGCGTGGTACTCGCGCAGCACCGCCATCACCTCCTCCGGGTCGGCGGTTTCGGTGAAGGCGGTGAAACCGCGCAGATCGAGAAACACCACCACGATCTCGCGCCGGTGGCTCTTGAGCGGATCGTCGGCGCCGCCGCGCAGGATGGCCTCGGCCAGCGCCGGCGAGAAGAATCGCTTGAGCTGCGACAGCCGCTCGACCTGGGCCACGCCGTCGGCCACCCGCCGTTCGAGCGTATGGTTCCAGTCGGCCAGCTCGGCGCGCTGGCGCTGCACCTGGTCATGCAGCAACTTGATGCGCAGCAGCGAGCGCACCCGCGCCATCAGCTCGGGCCGGTTGATCGGCTTGCTGATGAAGTCGTCGGCGCCAGCCTCCAGCCCCTTGACCCGTTCGGCGGTCGGGTCGAGCGCGGTCACCAGCACGATCGGCAGCAGCGCGTGGTCGGGCTCGGCGCGCAGCCGGCGGCAGACGTCGTAGCCGCTCAGGCCCGGCATCATGACGTCGAGCAGCACCAGGTCGGGTGCGTCGGTGGCGATGCGTTCGAGCGCCTGCTCGCCCGACATCGCCGTGCTGACCCGCCAGCCCTGGAACACCAGCAGGTCGGCGAGCAGGCGCACGTTCTGCTCGACGTCGTCGACCACCAGGATGTGCGCCGGGTCGTGCGCCGGGTTTGGGGCGTCGGCCGGCGTGTTCACGCGGGCCGCCCGCGCTGCAGGAACGAGTCGACCATCGCCACGAAGGGCCTGAGCGACAGCGGCTTGGTGACGTAGGCGTCGAAACCCGAGGCGACGATCTTCTGCTGCTCGTCGGGCATCACCGAGGCCGACACCGCCAGCACCGGCACCGCCGCCAGCGCCGGGTCGGCGCGGATGCGGGCCAGCGCGGTGATGCCGTCGATGTCGGGCAACTGGATGTCCATCAGGATCAGGTCGGGACGCTGCGCCAGCGCCAGCTGCACGCCCTCGGCGCCGGTGGCGGCTTCGAGCGTGCTGTGGCCGTGGTGCTGCAGGATGTCGCGCACCAGCTTCATGTTGCGCGCGTTGTCCTCGACGATCAGGATCGTGCTCATGTCGGCTCCAGGGTGCGATCGGGCAGGGTGAAGGCAAAGGTCGAGCCGCGGCCGGGCGCGCTGTCGACGCGCAGCGTGCCGCCGTGCAGTTCGACGAAGCGGCGCGCCAGCGCCAGGCCCAGGCCGGTGCCCTCGGACTTGCGCAAGGGGTCGGTGCCGGCCTGGCGGAACTCCTCGAACACCTGTGCCTGCTCCTCGGGCGCGATGCCCACGCCGGTGTCGATCACGGCGATCTCGGCCGTGCCGGCATCGATGCGCCTTGCACGCAGCGTGACGTGGCCGCCGGCCGGCGTGAACTTCACGGCATTCGACAGCAGATTGACCACCACCTGCTTGATCTTGCGCGGGTCGGCGACCCAGTCGCCCAGGCCGTCCTGCACATCGAGCGTGAGCCGCAGGCCGTGGTTGGCGGCGCGCTCGCGCACCAGCGTCAGCGAGTTGTCCAGCAGCTCGGGCAGGTGGAAGCGGCTCGGCTGCAGCTCCATGCGGCCGGCCTCGATCTTCGACAGGTCGAGCACGTCGTTGATCAGCGTGAGCAGGTGGTGGCCCGAGGCATGGATGTCGCGCAGGTATTCGAGCTGCTTGGCGTTGACCTCGCCGAACATCTGCTCGATCAGCACCTCGGAGAAACCGATGATCGCGTTCAGCGGCGTGCGCAGCTCGTGGCTCATGTTGGCGAGGAAGGCCGACTTGTTGCGGTTGGCCGCCTCGACCTCGCGCACCAGCCGGCCTAGTTCGGCGCTCATGCGATTCAGGTCGGCTGCGAGCGCGCCGAGTTCGTCGCGGTTGGGGATGTCGATGCGCCGCTCGAACTGGCCGGCGGCGATCTCGGCGAGTCGGGCATCCATCTCCCGCACCGGCTCGACCAGCGACCACGACAGCGCATAGCCGAGCAGCAACGCCAGCACCACGCTCCCCGCAGCGATCGACAGCACCAGCGCGCGCGAGCGGGCGTAACCGGCGGCGCCCGCATCCACCTGCGCCAGCATGTCGGCCTCGGCGCGGTTCACCAGCTCGTTGGTCATGCGCTCAAGCCGCTCGGCCAGCGGCACGGCCCGGCGGGCCTGGGCCTCGCGGGCCTCGGCCAGCCGGCCGCTCCGCACCAGGGCGATGACAGCGCCGACCTCGCCGATGAAGGCGTCGTAGTCGTGCCGCACCCGGGCGTACAGCTCGGCTTCGTCGGTGGAGACGAACTGCAGCCGGTCGAGGTCGTAGCCGAACTGGCTGAGCTGGCGCAGCGTGGTCTCCAGCGTGCGCTCGTCGGGCGCCAGCATCACGTTGGCGACGTTGTGCAACTGGCCCATCGTGTCCTGCTGGATCTGCCGGAATGCCGCCACCTTGCGCTGCAGCCGCACCAGATCCTCGGTGCGCGCATTGACCTCGCCGAGCTCGTAGAGGCCGACGCTGCCGATCGCGATCAGCAGCCCGACGATCGCCAGCAGCACGCCCGACAGCTTGCTGCGGATCGACAGCGGCAGCCGCGCGACCGCACGCGGCAGGCCCGGCAGCAGCGGCGATGTCATTCGGCCAGCAGCGCGTGCAGGTCGCGCAGCATCTCGTCGTCGCGAAACCGTGTGCCCAGGTACTGCACCCGCAGGCGGCCCCGGCGGTCGATCAGCGAGGTCAGCGTCAGGTGGTCGATCTCGCCGGTGCCGCGCCGTCGTGCGTAGCTGCCGTAGCCGCGCACGGCGGCCTGCACCGCGCCGGCCCGGCCGGTGAGAAAACTCCAGCCGCGCAGATCGGCGCCATGCGTGCGGGCGTAGGCGTGCAGCACCTCGGGGGTATCGACCTCGGGTTCGACGCTGATCGAGACGAAGCGCAGCCGTGGCCCGAAGGCGGCGCCCAGCGGCGCCTGCAGCGCGGCCAGCCGGGCGGTCAGGATCGGACAGGTGTCGGTGCAGGTGGTGAAGATGAAGGTCAGCACCACCACCTTGCCGCGCAGCTCGGCCAGGGCGAGGCGCTGGCCGGACTGGTCGATCAGCGAGAACGGTGTCGCCGGACCGAGCTGCGGCAGGCGTTCATCGGCATCGTCGTGCGCCGGCGCACCGGTGCTGCCATGCGCCAGGGTGCGCAGCGGCCCGAACAGGCCACACGCGGCCAGCCACGCGCCGAGCGCGAGGGGCCGATACAAGGCGCGCCGCCGCATTGCCGCCCCTAGGCTTTCAGCTCGCGCTTGAGCTCGTTGAGAAAGCGCCAGTCGGTGCCGCGTTCGATCAGCCGCTGTGGCGTCGATCTGATGACGCCGATGTCGCGCAGCCGCAGCGCATGAAAGCGCAGCGTGTCGGCCGGGTCGGCGGCGCGGTAGTCGTAGTTGATGCGCTGCAGCGCCGCCAGGCCGATGTCGTAACGCGGCTCGTAGCCGTGGTCGCGCATGTAGCCGGCCACCTGCACCGGCTGCGCGGTGCACAGCTCGGTGGCCTTCAGGATGGCGCGCAGCACGCGCTTGGTGGCGATCGGGTGGCGCGCCACGAAATCGCGATTGGCGCCGATCATGCAGCAGTAGTACTGCGACCAGGGCTTGTCGACGTTGGTGTCGAGCAGCACGTGGCCGATCTGGCGTTGTTTCAACTCCTGCGGCTCGGGCGGGAAGGCCAGGAAGGCATCGGCCATGCCGGCGATGAAGGCGCTCATCGCGCTGCCCGGCGGGCGGGCCAGCCAGTTCACCTCGGCCGGCTTGATGCCCACGTAGGCCAGCATGCTCGACAGCAGGATCTGGTCGCCGCCCTGCATCTTCTCGCACACCACGGTCTTGCCGCGCAGGTCGCGCAGGCTCTGCACCTTGTGATTGCCGAACAGCTCCCAGCATCCCAGGTGCAGCCCGGCCAGCAGCACCACCGGCCGGTCGGCATCGAGCACCGGCAGGTAGCCGGTCGTGTACCACATGCCGACATCGAGCCGGCCATCGGCCAGCGCGTCGGGTGCGGCGCGCGTGCCGACCGGCAGGTAGCGCACGTCGTCGAAACCCTCGTTGCGCAGCAGCTCGCCGGCCAGGTACTGCGGCGCCAGGCAGATCGACGGCGAGTGGTTGAAACGCACCGTGCCGGTCTCGGGCCGCTCCTGCGCGGCCGCCGGGTTGCAGGCACCGGCCAGGCTGCCGAACGCCGCCAGCGCGGCGGCCCCTTGCAGCAGCTCGCGGCGGCTCGCAGAGTGGCGGATCGCATCGTTCATGGCGGCCTCCCGGTCATCGTTGTGGGGGTTGGGAATTGGGTGATTCGGCGCTGGCGCGCGACCCGGCCAGTTCGGCGAGGAACGCCCGGATCGCGTTGGACATCACCACGGTCGCCTGGGGGTCGGCGTTGTACCAGACCGTGTGGCCGGCGATCGAGTCGAGCTTCAGCGCGCGTGCGCCGGGGATGAGGGCCACTTCGGCGGCGATCTTCTCGGGCGGAAAGATCTCGTCCTGCTGCACGTGGATGTACAGCGCGCGGGCCCGGATCGAGGCCAGCGCCGCCCGCACGTCGCCGCCGAAGCCCGGGGTGTCATGGATCCAGCCGTTGCCGTACGACTGGTTCAGGTACCAGAGGTCGCGGGTGTCCTGCACGTCGATGTAGAAGGCGCCGAAGCCGACGCGCCAGCGCTCGAACGCTTCGGGCGTGTCGAGATTGCGCTCCCACCAGTCGCGGCTGTAGAAGTACGGGATCTGCACCATCAGCGCGTTGGTGGCGCAGACCTGCGGATTCTTCTCGTAGTTGCCGCCCTCCCAGCCGGCACACGACTCGATCACCGACAGGCTCCAGGGCCGACGCAGCCGGCTGTTCACGCCGGCGAACGCGCCACCGACGATGGGCACGATGCCGGTCATGGCCTGCGGGTGCCTGACCGCGTACTGCACGGCAAAGCTGCCGCCCGACGAGGCGCCGGCCACGGCCAGCAGACGCGTGACGCCGAAGACCTGCGTCACCAGCCGATGCTGCGCCTCCACCAGGTCGCGGATGTTGTACTTCGGAAAGGCCATCCTGAGCCCGCTGCTGGTGGCGCTGCTCGAGTGCTCGGGGCCGGTCTGCGTGGCGCCCAGCGCGTCCGGGCAGATGAAGAAATACCTGTCGGTGTCGAAGGCGCGGCCCGGGCCGATCAGCAGGTCGTACACGTGGTGGTTGCCACCGTAGCCATGCATCAGCAGCACCGCGTTGTCGCGGGCCTCGTTGAGCTTGCCGTGCGTGACGTAGCTGATGCGCAGGTCGGGGATCGAGCCCCCACGCTCGAACTTGAACTCGCCCAGGCGCGCCATCTGATGCGGCGGCTGGTCGGGCCAGTGCGCGGTGCTGCAGGTGGCAAACAGGATCGGCAGCACTGCCGCGAAGAATCGTGCGAGCCCGGTGGACATGGTGTCGGCCTCCTTCGTGATCTCGACATTTGCGCACTCAACGCTCGGCCGCAACCCGCGATCCCGGCGCGTGCAATTCGGCCAGGAATGCCCTGATCGCCGTCGTCATCGCCGCGGTCGCCTGGGGGTCGGCGTTGTACCAGATGGTGTGACCGGCCAGCGAGTCGATCGACGCAGCGCGGGCGCCGGCAATCGCGGCCACCTCGTTGGCGATGTTCGGCTGCGGGAAGAAGGCGTCCTGCACAGGATGTACGAAAAGGGCCCGAGCCTTGATCGAGGCCTGGGCTGCCGCGACGTCGCCGTTGAAGCCAGGCGTGTCGCCCAACCAGCCGCGGTCGAAGGAATCGTTGAGGTAGTACAGGTCGCGAGCATCCTGCACGTCGAGGTAGTAGGCGCCAAAGGCAACACGCCAGCGCTGATAGGCCTCAGGCGTATCGACGTACTTGTCCCACCATTCAGGGGTGTAGAAGCGCGGGATCAGCACCGACAGGGCATTGGTCGCGCAGGCGGCCGGATTGCGCCGGTAGTTGCCGTGCTGCCAGCCGGCACAGGTATCCAGGATCGAGCGGGTCAACTGTCCCTCGAAGCGCCCGTAGGCGCCGAAGAACGTGCCGCCGCTGATCGGAATGATGCCGGCCATCGCCTGCGGGTGGCTCACCGCGTACTGCACCGCATAGGCCCCGCCCGACGAGATGCCCGTCACCGCCAGCAGGCGCGGGATGCCGAAGACCTTCGTCACCAGCCGGTGCTGGGCCTCGACCATGTCGCGCTGGTTGTACTTCGGGAACTTCATCTTCAGCCCGGTGCTGGTCGGGCTGCTCGAATGCGCGTAGCCGGTCTGCGTGGCGCCGAGTGCGTCGGGGCAGATGACGAAATACTTGTCGGTGTCGAAGGCCCGGCCCGGGCCGATGAAGGCATCCAGGTTGTGATGATTGCCGCCGAAGCCGTGCAGGAACAGCACCGCGTTGTCCTTGGCCGCATTGAGCTTGCCGTGCGTGACGTAGCTGATGCGCAGGTCGGGAATCGAGCCGCCACGTTCGAACTTGAACTCGCCCAGGCGCGCCATCTGGTGCGGCGGCTGGTCGGGCCAGTGCGCGGTGGCCGCGGCGCAGATGCCGATCAGCAGCGCAGCCACCAGCGCCTGCACGGCGCCGGCGAGTCTTTCAAGGCAGGAACGGTGCATGTTCGTCGCCCCCATTCGTGACGGCCGAGCCCCCGTTGCTGACGCAGCACAAGAGGTCGACGGCGTGTGCTGATTGCAGCACCAAGCAGCCCCGCTGGCACGCGGGTTGACCGCGATTTCAGAAGGCTTGGGAAGTTTTCAGAACCGGGGCGGGCCGACTTTCAGAACGCTTGGGACGCGTTAGGGACGGCGGGCGGGGTGGCGCAACACACTGATTCCACACGAGCAACGTGCGCAAACCCGTCAACACTTGGCGTACGGCCCGGTGCAATGACACATGGAGATCAACATGACCCAGTCCCTCTACGAACGCCTCGGCGGCGAGGACCGCATCCAGCGCCTTGTCACCGACATCGTCGACAACCACTTGCGCAATCCGCTGATCCGGACCCGCTTCGAGAAGTACAACGACGCCGAGCGGGCCGTGATCGAACGCCACGTCACCGAGTTCTTCTGCATGGGCAGCGGCGGGCCGCAGGCTTACACCGGCAAGGACATGCTGACCACGCACAAGGGCATGAACATCAGCGAGCAGGAGCTGATTGCGGCGATCGACGACATCGTCGCGGCGATGGCCAAGCACGGCTACGGCGACACCGAGCGGAACGAGGTCGTGGCGATCCTGTATTCGCTCAAGGGCGACGTCGTGCGCGTCTGAGCCGGGAGCGGGTGCGCCCGAGACCGATAACGGCGGGAGGCCTCCGCGGCCGCCCTCCCCATCGTCGCCTTCATCTGGACGGCGTTCGATCGCTGTGCGGATTTCAGATGAGCCGTGGGCCGGTGTTGCGGTTGCGGCAGATCCGCAAATTCCAACTTGAACACACCGAGGAGTTGAAGCATGTTGAACAAGAACTCACAGCAGATCATGCCGGTGCGCGTCAGGACGTCTTGGCGCAGGCCGATCCGCACCGTCGCGACCGCCTGCACATGGCTGGCCCTGGCGGTTGCCGCGCAGGCCGGAATGGATGGGGGTGGTGGCAGCTCACGCAAGACGGATACCGGTCACGACGGGTCGCAAGCGGCGCGCTCGAGCGAATCGGCCCGGTCGGAACACTCGAGGGGCAACTGGCAGGGGCGACCCATGGCGCAGTGGGTGCCGACGTTCTGGCGCTGGTTCTTTTCGGTGCCGGCCAGTGTGGGCGCCACGGACACCACGGGCGTGCAATGCGGCCTCCATCAGGAAGGGCCGGTGTGGTTTCTTTCTGCGCCGCTGGGTGGTCAGGGGCCGTTCGAGCGGACTTGCACGGTACCGCGCGGCAAGGCGATCTTCACGCCGGTCGCTACCTTCCTGAACGACTACCCCTGCCCCGACCCGACATTCAAGCCGGCTGCCGGGCAGTCGCTGGACGATTTTCTGGGCAGCGGTCTGGTCGACATCATCGACAGCTTCACCCTGCTCGAAGCCAGCCTGAACCACCGCCCGATCAAAGTGCTGCGTCTGACGACACGCACCTTCGGCTTCACTGGCGCGGTGGACTGGAAGGGCATCGATCAGTGCATCACGGGTTCACCGCAGAGCGGTTTGAGCGACGGCTACTTCGTCGCCATCGAACCGTTGCCGCCCGGCACCCACGAACTGCGGGTCAAATCCTTCAGCAGTTTCTTCGGCCTCACCGAGGGCACGTTCAAGCTGGAAGTGCGTTGACGCACTGATCCGCGGGCGCTGTCCCGAGGCATACGCGCGGCCCCCGGTGCGCTGCAGTTCAATCGCTCGGCGTCGCCGTAGCCGCCGAAAGTGCTGCGGGCAGGGGCCGCTCGGGCAGCCTGATCACGAACGAGGAACCTCGGCCGAGCACGCTGTCGACCCGGACCGTGCCGCCGTGCAGTTCGACGAAACGCCGCACCAGCGACAGCCCGAGGCCGGTGCCTTCGGACTTGCGCAGATAGCTGCCGCTGGCCTGACGAAACTCCTCGAACACCAGGGCCTGATCGCCCGGCGCGATGCCCACGCCGGTGTCGATCACCGCGATCTCGGCCACGTGCGCATCGCCTTCGTCCGCCCGCCGAGCCCGCAGCGTCACCCGCCCGCCTTCGGGCGTGAACTTGACGGCGTTGGACAGCAGGTTGAGCACCGCCTGCTTGAGCTTGCGCGCGTCGGCCGTCCAGCCGCCCAGCCCGGGCGCGATCTCGCAGTGCAGGCGCAGCCCTTGCCGCGTGGCGCGTTCGCGGATCAGGCCGATGGCGGATTCGAGCAGCTGCGCCAGGTCGCACGG
This portion of the Leptothrix cholodnii SP-6 genome encodes:
- a CDS encoding lipocalin family protein, which codes for MPRHHRLTLCALSALTALAVLAGCSTTPTAPLPTVATVDLARYAGGWYEISALPNRFQAMCVADTKAHYRAIGDDIEVINRCRQADGSVTRATGIAKVVADSGNAKLRVSFFRPFYGNYWVLALDPDYRWVLVGEPKRRFGWVLSRTPQMAPADLDAALQRAVERGYARADFKPTPQSQPLD
- a CDS encoding winged helix-turn-helix domain-containing protein, which produces MSHRYTTGEFEVRPDERRVLLRGEPVPLGARAFDVLMCLIAQRERVVTKNELLEQVWPGMVVEENNLTVHVSALRKVFGAQAVATIPGRGYRFVMALDETTGAPAVAPVPAPAPASVVGADGPTGLTLPDRPSIAVLPLDNLSGDAQQDLLIEGLSEDVITELSRFRSLFVIARNSSFSFRGLAHGERDVRAIARELGVRYVLEGSLRRAGDRVRVAVQLVDAVSATQLWAEKYDRAVDDLFALQEELTRAIVGAIAPQIEAGEFQKIRSARGRDLNAYTLAMRARDTARRADREGDATTRDEALRLAHEAVEIDPGCGVALATIAFVQWQQIWAGSAASPVDAAVAGLAAARRAIALDGSDHHAHLWKAMLQLFTHQHAAGLADLQRAHELNPNDALTLSLLGQYLAAEADSAADAATGVRHVLDALRLSPRDPLRWSFLNSLAWASFAAFDHAGAVDAASRALGEAPQFPPARLCRVIGQVGLGAIDAARADFETLRALAPQMVATRLAGDWSYANPALVQRATAFLRVAAGLDEPGRLDT
- a CDS encoding adenylate/guanylate cyclase domain-containing response regulator yields the protein MNTPADAPNPAHDPAHILVVDDVEQNVRLLADLLVFQGWRVSTAMSGEQALERIATDAPDLVLLDVMMPGLSGYDVCRRLRAEPDHALLPIVLVTALDPTAERVKGLEAGADDFISKPINRPELMARVRSLLRIKLLHDQVQRQRAELADWNHTLERRVADGVAQVERLSQLKRFFSPALAEAILRGGADDPLKSHRREIVVVFLDLRGFTAFTETADPEEVMAVLREYHAAMGALILAHEGTLERFTGDGIMVFFNDPQPLPDAADHALRMALQMQAAMAALAAGWQRRGHALQLGIGVAMGYATIGGIGFDGRIDYGAIGKVTNLAARLCTEARGGDILAEPRVIAALGAGFVVEAAGEVVLKGFARPVVASRVVGWQPA
- a CDS encoding response regulator, with product MSTILIVEDNARNMKLVRDILQHHGHSTLEAATGAEGVQLALAQRPDLILMDIQLPDIDGITALARIRADPALAAVPVLAVSASVMPDEQQKIVASGFDAYVTKPLSLRPFVAMVDSFLQRGRPA
- a CDS encoding sensor histidine kinase produces the protein MTSPLLPGLPRAVARLPLSIRSKLSGVLLAIVGLLIAIGSVGLYELGEVNARTEDLVRLQRKVAAFRQIQQDTMGQLHNVANVMLAPDERTLETTLRQLSQFGYDLDRLQFVSTDEAELYARVRHDYDAFIGEVGAVIALVRSGRLAEAREAQARRAVPLAERLERMTNELVNRAEADMLAQVDAGAAGYARSRALVLSIAAGSVVLALLLGYALSWSLVEPVREMDARLAEIAAGQFERRIDIPNRDELGALAADLNRMSAELGRLVREVEAANRNKSAFLANMSHELRTPLNAIIGFSEVLIEQMFGEVNAKQLEYLRDIHASGHHLLTLINDVLDLSKIEAGRMELQPSRFHLPELLDNSLTLVRERAANHGLRLTLDVQDGLGDWVADPRKIKQVVVNLLSNAVKFTPAGGHVTLRARRIDAGTAEIAVIDTGVGIAPEEQAQVFEEFRQAGTDPLRKSEGTGLGLALARRFVELHGGTLRVDSAPGRGSTFAFTLPDRTLEPT
- a CDS encoding SCO family protein; translation: MYRPLALGAWLAACGLFGPLRTLAHGSTGAPAHDDADERLPQLGPATPFSLIDQSGQRLALAELRGKVVVLTFIFTTCTDTCPILTARLAALQAPLGAAFGPRLRFVSISVEPEVDTPEVLHAYARTHGADLRGWSFLTGRAGAVQAAVRGYGSYARRRGTGEIDHLTLTSLIDRRGRLRVQYLGTRFRDDEMLRDLHALLAE
- a CDS encoding ABC transporter substrate-binding protein, with the protein product MNDAIRHSASRRELLQGAAALAAFGSLAGACNPAAAQERPETGTVRFNHSPSICLAPQYLAGELLRNEGFDDVRYLPVGTRAAPDALADGRLDVGMWYTTGYLPVLDADRPVVLLAGLHLGCWELFGNHKVQSLRDLRGKTVVCEKMQGGDQILLSSMLAYVGIKPAEVNWLARPPGSAMSAFIAGMADAFLAFPPEPQELKQRQIGHVLLDTNVDKPWSQYYCCMIGANRDFVARHPIATKRVLRAILKATELCTAQPVQVAGYMRDHGYEPRYDIGLAALQRINYDYRAADPADTLRFHALRLRDIGVIRSTPQRLIERGTDWRFLNELKRELKA
- a CDS encoding alpha/beta fold hydrolase, which codes for MSTGLARFFAAVLPILFATCSTAHWPDQPPHQMARLGEFKFERGGSIPDLRISYVTHGKLNEARDNAVLLMHGYGGNHHVYDLLIGPGRAFDTDRYFFICPDALGATQTGPEHSSSATSSGLRMAFPKYNIRDLVEAQHRLVTQVFGVTRLLAVAGASSGGSFAVQYAVRHPQAMTGIVPIVGGAFAGVNSRLRRPWSLSVIESCAGWEGGNYEKNPQVCATNALMVQIPYFYSRDWWERNLDTPEAFERWRVGFGAFYIDVQDTRDLWYLNQSYGNGWIHDTPGFGGDVRAALASIRARALYIHVQQDEIFPPEKIAAEVALIPGARALKLDSIAGHTVWYNADPQATVVMSNAIRAFLAELAGSRASAESPNSQPPQR
- a CDS encoding alpha/beta fold hydrolase, with product MHRSCLERLAGAVQALVAALLIGICAAATAHWPDQPPHQMARLGEFKFERGGSIPDLRISYVTHGKLNAAKDNAVLFLHGFGGNHHNLDAFIGPGRAFDTDKYFVICPDALGATQTGYAHSSSPTSTGLKMKFPKYNQRDMVEAQHRLVTKVFGIPRLLAVTGISSGGAYAVQYAVSHPQAMAGIIPISGGTFFGAYGRFEGQLTRSILDTCAGWQHGNYRRNPAACATNALSVLIPRFYTPEWWDKYVDTPEAYQRWRVAFGAYYLDVQDARDLYYLNDSFDRGWLGDTPGFNGDVAAAQASIKARALFVHPVQDAFFPQPNIANEVAAIAGARAASIDSLAGHTIWYNADPQATAAMTTAIRAFLAELHAPGSRVAAER
- a CDS encoding group I truncated hemoglobin, encoding MTQSLYERLGGEDRIQRLVTDIVDNHLRNPLIRTRFEKYNDAERAVIERHVTEFFCMGSGGPQAYTGKDMLTTHKGMNISEQELIAAIDDIVAAMAKHGYGDTERNEVVAILYSLKGDVVRV